A genomic stretch from Apis cerana isolate GH-2021 linkage group LG7, AcerK_1.0, whole genome shotgun sequence includes:
- the LOC107993170 gene encoding CCR4-NOT transcription complex subunit 6-like isoform X13, with protein sequence MSRNHKDKYENSNPRRTHTFMSTEDANSGKKSYWPELEITGSIRNLSPNLWQLTHLTALYLNDNSLQRIPSEIGRLVNLRALDLSSNKLRSLPAELGDLIYLRELLLNQNYLRVLPYELGKLFQLQVLGLQGNPLSKEILALYGEPSGTHKLLSYMLDNLQEKISQM encoded by the exons ATGTCTCGCAATCATAAAGACAAGTATGAAAACTCCAACCCACGGCGTACACATACTTTTATGTCTACGGAGGATGCAAACTCTGGGAAAAAATCTTATTGGCCAGAGTTGGAGATAACAGGcagtataagaaatttaagcCCAAATTTATGGCAACTAACTCATCTAACAGCTTTGTATCTCAATGATAATAGTTTACAAAGGATACCATCTGAGATTGGACGTTTAGTCAATTTACGTGCTTTAGATCTCAGTAGCAATAAATTACGCAGTTTACCAGCTGAACTGGGGGACCTCATCTATCTCAG agaattgttattaaaccAAAATTACCTCCGAGTGTTACCATATGAATTaggaaaattgtttcaattacAAGTGCTTGGACTTCAAGGTAATCCACTCAGCAAGGAAATATTGGCGTTATATGGAGAACCATCAGGGACTCACAAGCTGCTATCATATATGCTGGACAATTTACAAG
- the LOC107993170 gene encoding CCR4-NOT transcription complex subunit 6-like isoform X14, translated as MSRNHKDKYENSNPRRTHTFMSTEDANSGKKSYWPELEITGSIRNLSPNLWQLTHLTALYLNDNSLQRIPSEIGRLVNLRALDLSSNKLRSLPAELGDLIYLRELLLNQNYLRVLPYELGKLFQLQVLGLQGNPLSKEILALYGEPSGTHKLLSYMLDNLQVSTH; from the exons ATGTCTCGCAATCATAAAGACAAGTATGAAAACTCCAACCCACGGCGTACACATACTTTTATGTCTACGGAGGATGCAAACTCTGGGAAAAAATCTTATTGGCCAGAGTTGGAGATAACAGGcagtataagaaatttaagcCCAAATTTATGGCAACTAACTCATCTAACAGCTTTGTATCTCAATGATAATAGTTTACAAAGGATACCATCTGAGATTGGACGTTTAGTCAATTTACGTGCTTTAGATCTCAGTAGCAATAAATTACGCAGTTTACCAGCTGAACTGGGGGACCTCATCTATCTCAG agaattgttattaaaccAAAATTACCTCCGAGTGTTACCATATGAATTaggaaaattgtttcaattacAAGTGCTTGGACTTCAAGGTAATCCACTCAGCAAGGAAATATTGGCGTTATATGGAGAACCATCAGGGACTCACAAGCTGCTATCATATATGCTGGACAATTTACAAG
- the LOC107993170 gene encoding CCR4-NOT transcription complex subunit 6 isoform X10, whose amino-acid sequence MSRNHKDKYENSNPRRTHTFMSTEDANSGKKSYWPELEITGSIRNLSPNLWQLTHLTALYLNDNSLQRIPSEIGRLVNLRALDLSSNKLRSLPAELGDLIYLRELLLNQNYLRVLPYELGKLFQLQVLGLQGNPLSKEILALYGEPSGTHKLLSYMLDNLQGKKFKMSFWQIY is encoded by the exons ATGTCTCGCAATCATAAAGACAAGTATGAAAACTCCAACCCACGGCGTACACATACTTTTATGTCTACGGAGGATGCAAACTCTGGGAAAAAATCTTATTGGCCAGAGTTGGAGATAACAGGcagtataagaaatttaagcCCAAATTTATGGCAACTAACTCATCTAACAGCTTTGTATCTCAATGATAATAGTTTACAAAGGATACCATCTGAGATTGGACGTTTAGTCAATTTACGTGCTTTAGATCTCAGTAGCAATAAATTACGCAGTTTACCAGCTGAACTGGGGGACCTCATCTATCTCAG agaattgttattaaaccAAAATTACCTCCGAGTGTTACCATATGAATTaggaaaattgtttcaattacAAGTGCTTGGACTTCAAGGTAATCCACTCAGCAAGGAAATATTGGCGTTATATGGAGAACCATCAGGGACTCACAAGCTGCTATCATATATGCTGGACAATTTACAAG
- the LOC107993170 gene encoding CCR4-NOT transcription complex subunit 6-like isoform X8 codes for MSRNHKDKYENSNPRRTHTFMSTEDANSGKKSYWPELEITGSIRNLSPNLWQLTHLTALYLNDNSLQRIPSEIGRLVNLRALDLSSNKLRSLPAELGDLIYLRELLLNQNYLRVLPYELGKLFQLQVLGLQGNPLSKEILALYGEPSGTHKLLSYMLDNLQEPTTSFACHRFFYRLGEV; via the exons ATGTCTCGCAATCATAAAGACAAGTATGAAAACTCCAACCCACGGCGTACACATACTTTTATGTCTACGGAGGATGCAAACTCTGGGAAAAAATCTTATTGGCCAGAGTTGGAGATAACAGGcagtataagaaatttaagcCCAAATTTATGGCAACTAACTCATCTAACAGCTTTGTATCTCAATGATAATAGTTTACAAAGGATACCATCTGAGATTGGACGTTTAGTCAATTTACGTGCTTTAGATCTCAGTAGCAATAAATTACGCAGTTTACCAGCTGAACTGGGGGACCTCATCTATCTCAG agaattgttattaaaccAAAATTACCTCCGAGTGTTACCATATGAATTaggaaaattgtttcaattacAAGTGCTTGGACTTCAAGGTAATCCACTCAGCAAGGAAATATTGGCGTTATATGGAGAACCATCAGGGACTCACAAGCTGCTATCATATATGCTGGACAATTTACAAG AACCGACCACCAGTTTTGCGTGCCACCGATTCTTTTATCGTCTCGGTGAAGTTTAA
- the LOC107993170 gene encoding CCR4-NOT transcription complex subunit 6 isoform X16 produces the protein MSRNHKDKYENSNPRRTHTFMSTEDANSGKKSYWPELEITGSIRNLSPNLWQLTHLTALYLNDNSLQRIPSEIGRLVNLRALDLSSNKLRSLPAELGDLIYLRELLLNQNYLRVLPYELGKLFQLQVLGLQGNPLSKEILALYGEPSGTHKLLSYMLDNLQGK, from the exons ATGTCTCGCAATCATAAAGACAAGTATGAAAACTCCAACCCACGGCGTACACATACTTTTATGTCTACGGAGGATGCAAACTCTGGGAAAAAATCTTATTGGCCAGAGTTGGAGATAACAGGcagtataagaaatttaagcCCAAATTTATGGCAACTAACTCATCTAACAGCTTTGTATCTCAATGATAATAGTTTACAAAGGATACCATCTGAGATTGGACGTTTAGTCAATTTACGTGCTTTAGATCTCAGTAGCAATAAATTACGCAGTTTACCAGCTGAACTGGGGGACCTCATCTATCTCAG agaattgttattaaaccAAAATTACCTCCGAGTGTTACCATATGAATTaggaaaattgtttcaattacAAGTGCTTGGACTTCAAGGTAATCCACTCAGCAAGGAAATATTGGCGTTATATGGAGAACCATCAGGGACTCACAAGCTGCTATCATATATGCTGGACAATTTACAAG
- the LOC107993170 gene encoding CCR4-NOT transcription complex subunit 6 isoform X11: MSRNHKDKYENSNPRRTHTFMSTEDANSGKKSYWPELEITGSIRNLSPNLWQLTHLTALYLNDNSLQRIPSEIGRLVNLRALDLSSNKLRSLPAELGDLIYLRELLLNQNYLRVLPYELGKLFQLQVLGLQGNPLSKEILALYGEPSGTHKLLSYMLDNLQGMCMLISEGD, encoded by the exons ATGTCTCGCAATCATAAAGACAAGTATGAAAACTCCAACCCACGGCGTACACATACTTTTATGTCTACGGAGGATGCAAACTCTGGGAAAAAATCTTATTGGCCAGAGTTGGAGATAACAGGcagtataagaaatttaagcCCAAATTTATGGCAACTAACTCATCTAACAGCTTTGTATCTCAATGATAATAGTTTACAAAGGATACCATCTGAGATTGGACGTTTAGTCAATTTACGTGCTTTAGATCTCAGTAGCAATAAATTACGCAGTTTACCAGCTGAACTGGGGGACCTCATCTATCTCAG agaattgttattaaaccAAAATTACCTCCGAGTGTTACCATATGAATTaggaaaattgtttcaattacAAGTGCTTGGACTTCAAGGTAATCCACTCAGCAAGGAAATATTGGCGTTATATGGAGAACCATCAGGGACTCACAAGCTGCTATCATATATGCTGGACAATTTACAAG
- the LOC107993170 gene encoding CCR4-NOT transcription complex subunit 6-like isoform X7 encodes MSRNHKDKYENSNPRRTHTFMSTEDANSGKKSYWPELEITGSIRNLSPNLWQLTHLTALYLNDNSLQRIPSEIGRLVNLRALDLSSNKLRSLPAELGDLIYLRELLLNQNYLRVLPYELGKLFQLQVLGLQGNPLSKEILALYGEPSGTHKLLSYMLDNLQALEPTTSFACHRFFYRLGEV; translated from the exons ATGTCTCGCAATCATAAAGACAAGTATGAAAACTCCAACCCACGGCGTACACATACTTTTATGTCTACGGAGGATGCAAACTCTGGGAAAAAATCTTATTGGCCAGAGTTGGAGATAACAGGcagtataagaaatttaagcCCAAATTTATGGCAACTAACTCATCTAACAGCTTTGTATCTCAATGATAATAGTTTACAAAGGATACCATCTGAGATTGGACGTTTAGTCAATTTACGTGCTTTAGATCTCAGTAGCAATAAATTACGCAGTTTACCAGCTGAACTGGGGGACCTCATCTATCTCAG agaattgttattaaaccAAAATTACCTCCGAGTGTTACCATATGAATTaggaaaattgtttcaattacAAGTGCTTGGACTTCAAGGTAATCCACTCAGCAAGGAAATATTGGCGTTATATGGAGAACCATCAGGGACTCACAAGCTGCTATCATATATGCTGGACAATTTACAAG CTTTAGAACCGACCACCAGTTTTGCGTGCCACCGATTCTTTTATCGTCTCGGTGAAGTTTAA
- the LOC107993170 gene encoding CCR4-NOT transcription complex subunit 6 isoform X9 — MSRNHKDKYENSNPRRTHTFMSTEDANSGKKSYWPELEITGSIRNLSPNLWQLTHLTALYLNDNSLQRIPSEIGRLVNLRALDLSSNKLRSLPAELGDLIYLRELLLNQNYLRVLPYELGKLFQLQVLGLQGNPLSKEILALYGEPSGTHKLLSYMLDNLQGKSLICFKRYLGSRIP, encoded by the exons ATGTCTCGCAATCATAAAGACAAGTATGAAAACTCCAACCCACGGCGTACACATACTTTTATGTCTACGGAGGATGCAAACTCTGGGAAAAAATCTTATTGGCCAGAGTTGGAGATAACAGGcagtataagaaatttaagcCCAAATTTATGGCAACTAACTCATCTAACAGCTTTGTATCTCAATGATAATAGTTTACAAAGGATACCATCTGAGATTGGACGTTTAGTCAATTTACGTGCTTTAGATCTCAGTAGCAATAAATTACGCAGTTTACCAGCTGAACTGGGGGACCTCATCTATCTCAG agaattgttattaaaccAAAATTACCTCCGAGTGTTACCATATGAATTaggaaaattgtttcaattacAAGTGCTTGGACTTCAAGGTAATCCACTCAGCAAGGAAATATTGGCGTTATATGGAGAACCATCAGGGACTCACAAGCTGCTATCATATATGCTGGACAATTTACAAG
- the LOC107993170 gene encoding CCR4-NOT transcription complex subunit 6 isoform X12 — MSRNHKDKYENSNPRRTHTFMSTEDANSGKKSYWPELEITGSIRNLSPNLWQLTHLTALYLNDNSLQRIPSEIGRLVNLRALDLSSNKLRSLPAELGDLIYLRELLLNQNYLRVLPYELGKLFQLQVLGLQGNPLSKEILALYGEPSGTHKLLSYMLDNLQGIVITKR; from the exons ATGTCTCGCAATCATAAAGACAAGTATGAAAACTCCAACCCACGGCGTACACATACTTTTATGTCTACGGAGGATGCAAACTCTGGGAAAAAATCTTATTGGCCAGAGTTGGAGATAACAGGcagtataagaaatttaagcCCAAATTTATGGCAACTAACTCATCTAACAGCTTTGTATCTCAATGATAATAGTTTACAAAGGATACCATCTGAGATTGGACGTTTAGTCAATTTACGTGCTTTAGATCTCAGTAGCAATAAATTACGCAGTTTACCAGCTGAACTGGGGGACCTCATCTATCTCAG agaattgttattaaaccAAAATTACCTCCGAGTGTTACCATATGAATTaggaaaattgtttcaattacAAGTGCTTGGACTTCAAGGTAATCCACTCAGCAAGGAAATATTGGCGTTATATGGAGAACCATCAGGGACTCACAAGCTGCTATCATATATGCTGGACAATTTACAAG